Proteins from one Leptospira wolffii serovar Khorat str. Khorat-H2 genomic window:
- a CDS encoding FapA family protein, whose amino-acid sequence MSLTSFLKDQSKELDKLQNEQVEVIAPTLEICLRLAASHLKKKPHEIDYIVIKRGKKKLFGSDPWHIRASVIPEDTFLDELSDLDKKLTGGTGKLVSKDLKEFLQPKDRDGRALVQIFRNGTYLTVFPPSGEGKAIELSEVSRRLSVRGVSPVDDAQIRKIVKEVKGEPIFISNMKPRPGAEGKMMIDIAPDKMRAKVTLVPPKPAGRDLEVRDVVNHLKNAGIKYGIKEEEIQRRLEDEFFNQPFTAAEGDPPVNGKNATVVYHVRTQKNVVFREDESGRVDCKDMDLIENVVVGQLLAEKIPAERGKYGRTLFNELLPAKDGLDTELKQGKGTILSEDRTKLTAEVNGQVVYATGRLSVETVYRVNGDVGIKTGNVTFLGSVIITGNVEDNYSVKAAGNIEIYGTVQKANIEADGDIIIRQGVSGRDEARIESTGGNVVAKFIQNATVITEKDVVVQEGILHCFISAGGKVISNGKRGQIVGGTVRASELIAAKVIGSSANPATELIVGTDPKVLKQISEYEEKLAENQEKFEQVSKSLKTLRARKENDPASFTQDHEQQLAKTAKAAEKLEIRVHEYETEIQNLRNYMEERAANGKISIEKTLYGGVTLKIRNSDFKTRNEIKHKTFVEENGMIRQLPYQDPEPDKKDWRKNRSRGK is encoded by the coding sequence ATGAGCCTTACTTCTTTTCTCAAAGACCAATCCAAGGAACTGGACAAGCTCCAGAACGAACAGGTGGAAGTAATCGCTCCCACCCTGGAGATTTGTCTTAGGCTGGCCGCTTCTCACTTAAAGAAAAAACCTCACGAAATCGATTATATAGTCATCAAAAGAGGAAAGAAAAAACTCTTCGGTTCGGACCCTTGGCATATACGTGCTTCGGTCATTCCGGAAGATACCTTCCTGGACGAATTATCCGATTTGGACAAAAAGTTGACCGGAGGAACGGGAAAGCTCGTATCGAAAGATCTGAAGGAGTTCCTACAACCCAAGGACAGGGACGGAAGGGCCCTGGTCCAGATCTTCCGAAACGGCACTTATCTTACCGTATTCCCGCCTTCGGGAGAAGGCAAGGCGATCGAACTCTCCGAGGTTTCTCGAAGGCTTTCCGTGAGAGGAGTCTCTCCCGTTGACGATGCTCAGATCCGTAAGATCGTAAAAGAGGTCAAAGGGGAGCCAATCTTTATCTCCAATATGAAACCTCGCCCAGGTGCAGAGGGCAAGATGATGATCGATATCGCTCCGGATAAGATGAGGGCCAAGGTGACTCTCGTTCCTCCCAAGCCCGCGGGAAGAGATCTGGAAGTCCGGGACGTTGTCAATCATCTCAAGAATGCCGGAATCAAATACGGAATTAAGGAAGAGGAAATCCAGAGAAGGTTGGAAGACGAGTTCTTCAACCAGCCTTTCACTGCTGCGGAAGGAGATCCTCCTGTTAACGGAAAGAACGCCACCGTTGTCTACCATGTGCGTACCCAAAAGAACGTCGTGTTCCGAGAGGACGAATCGGGTCGCGTAGACTGCAAGGATATGGATCTCATCGAGAACGTCGTGGTGGGCCAGTTGCTTGCCGAAAAGATTCCTGCGGAAAGAGGGAAATACGGACGAACTCTATTCAACGAATTGCTTCCCGCCAAAGACGGTCTGGATACGGAACTAAAACAGGGAAAAGGTACTATTCTTTCCGAAGACAGAACCAAACTCACCGCGGAGGTGAACGGACAGGTGGTCTATGCTACGGGACGTCTCTCCGTCGAGACTGTTTATAGGGTGAACGGAGATGTGGGAATCAAAACGGGGAATGTCACCTTCCTAGGTTCCGTGATTATTACCGGAAACGTGGAAGACAATTATTCGGTGAAAGCGGCGGGGAATATAGAAATCTATGGAACCGTGCAAAAGGCGAATATAGAGGCCGACGGAGATATCATCATACGCCAAGGGGTTTCGGGTAGGGACGAGGCTCGCATCGAATCTACGGGCGGAAACGTAGTCGCTAAATTCATCCAGAACGCAACCGTCATCACCGAAAAGGACGTGGTCGTCCAGGAAGGGATTCTACATTGCTTTATTAGTGCCGGGGGTAAGGTTATCTCCAATGGTAAGAGAGGGCAGATCGTGGGCGGGACCGTAAGGGCCTCCGAGCTCATCGCAGCCAAGGTCATCGGTTCTTCCGCTAACCCGGCTACCGAACTCATAGTGGGAACCGATCCCAAGGTTCTAAAACAGATCTCAGAATACGAAGAGAAGTTGGCCGAAAACCAGGAAAAATTCGAGCAGGTTTCCAAAAGCCTCAAAACTCTGAGAGCCAGGAAGGAAAACGACCCTGCCTCCTTTACCCAGGACCATGAGCAACAATTGGCCAAGACGGCCAAGGCCGCCGAAAAATTGGAGATCCGCGTCCATGAATACGAAACCGAGATCCAAAACCTTCGGAATTACATGGAAGAAAGGGCGGCCAACGGTAAGATCAGTATCGAGAAAACCCTATACGGCGGGGTCACCCTTAAGATCCGTAATTCCGACTTCAAGACTAGGAACGAAATCAAACATAAGACCTTTGTGGAAGAAAACGGCATGATCCGACAATTGCCGTACCAGGATCCGGAACCGGACAAAAAAGACTGGAGAAAAAACAGATCTAGAGGAAAATAA